A single region of the Motilibacter peucedani genome encodes:
- a CDS encoding phosphotransferase → MSSWPAQMTPGDESEVLLHGGTTNRGRVTRVGDTVRRPVRPTSRSTWALLRHLEDVGFAGAPRFVGVDRAGREVLSYVEGDVATPPYPAWALSERALTSVAELLRDYHAAVASFDASAHEWGRPLPPRYRGPLVTHNDPNLDNVVFRDGVAVSLIDFDLAAPGTALWDVACAARLWAPLRDRADSPLEGEGDVEEDSLRRLRVFVDAYGLSADDREHVAGALLSAHAWCYGIVQDAVTHGHESFTPYWVQGGAAQAERTRTWLFAHRREVRAALVP, encoded by the coding sequence GTGAGCTCCTGGCCGGCGCAGATGACCCCCGGTGACGAGAGCGAGGTCCTGCTCCACGGCGGCACGACCAACCGGGGCCGCGTCACCCGCGTCGGCGACACCGTCCGCCGGCCGGTGCGCCCGACCAGCCGGTCGACCTGGGCGCTGCTGCGCCACCTCGAGGACGTCGGCTTCGCCGGGGCGCCGCGGTTCGTCGGCGTCGACCGGGCCGGGCGCGAGGTGCTGTCCTACGTCGAGGGCGACGTCGCGACGCCGCCCTACCCCGCGTGGGCGCTGAGCGAGCGGGCGCTCACCAGCGTCGCAGAGCTGCTCCGCGACTACCACGCGGCCGTCGCCTCCTTCGACGCGTCGGCGCACGAGTGGGGCCGCCCGCTGCCGCCGCGCTACCGCGGCCCGCTGGTCACCCACAACGACCCCAACCTCGACAACGTCGTCTTCCGCGACGGCGTCGCCGTCTCGCTCATCGACTTCGACCTCGCCGCGCCCGGGACCGCGCTCTGGGACGTCGCCTGCGCGGCCCGGCTCTGGGCGCCGCTGCGCGACCGGGCGGACTCGCCGCTCGAGGGTGAGGGCGACGTGGAGGAGGACTCGCTGCGCCGGCTGCGGGTCTTCGTCGATGCCTACGGCCTCTCGGCCGACGACCGCGAGCACGTCGCCGGCGCGCTGCTCTCCGCCCACGCGTGGTGCTACGGCATCGTGCAGGACGCCGTGACGCACGGGCACGAGTCCTTCACGCCGTACTGGGTGCAGGGCGGCGCGGCGCAGGCCGAGCGCACGCGTACGTGGCTGTTCGCCCACCGGCGCGAGGTGCGCGCCGCCCTGGTGCCGTGA
- the groL gene encoding chaperonin GroEL (60 kDa chaperone family; promotes refolding of misfolded polypeptides especially under stressful conditions; forms two stacked rings of heptamers to form a barrel-shaped 14mer; ends can be capped by GroES; misfolded proteins enter the barrel where they are refolded when GroES binds): MAKIISFNEEARRGLERGMNQLADAVKVTLGPKGRNVVLEKKWGAPTITNDGVSIAKEIELEDPYEKIGAELVKEVAKKTDDVAGDGTTTATVLAQALVREGLRNVAAGSNPIALKRGIDKAVAAVSEQLLNQAKPVETKEQISATASISAADTQIGELIAEAMDKVGKEGVITVEESNTFGLELELTEGMRFDKGYISPYFVTDSERMEAVLDDPYVLVVNSKISAVKDLLPLLEKVMQSGKPLAIIAEDVEGEALATLVVNKIRGTFRSVAVKAPGFGDRRKAMLADIAILTGGEVISEEVGLKLDTAGLELLGRARKVVVTKDETTIVEGAGEADQIAGRVSQIRQEIERSDSDYDREKLQERLAKLAGGVAVIKAGAATEVELKERKHRIEDAVRNAKAAVEEGIVAGGGVALLQAGVAAFEKLELDGDEATGANIVKVALEAPIKQISVNAGLEGGVVVEKVRNLESGWGLNAANGEYVDLIKEGIIDPAKVTRSALQNAASIAGLFLTTEAVIADKPEKNPAPAGAPGGGDMDF, translated from the coding sequence ATGGCCAAGATCATTTCGTTCAACGAGGAAGCCCGCCGTGGGCTCGAGCGTGGCATGAACCAGCTCGCCGACGCGGTCAAGGTCACGCTCGGCCCCAAGGGCCGCAACGTCGTCCTGGAGAAGAAGTGGGGCGCCCCCACGATCACCAACGACGGCGTCTCCATCGCCAAGGAGATCGAGCTCGAGGACCCCTACGAGAAGATCGGCGCCGAGCTGGTCAAGGAGGTCGCGAAGAAGACCGACGACGTCGCCGGTGACGGCACGACGACCGCGACCGTCCTCGCCCAGGCGCTGGTGCGCGAGGGCCTGCGCAACGTGGCGGCCGGGTCCAACCCGATCGCCCTCAAGCGCGGCATCGACAAGGCCGTGGCCGCGGTCTCCGAGCAGCTGCTCAACCAGGCCAAGCCGGTCGAGACCAAGGAGCAGATCTCCGCGACCGCCTCCATCTCGGCCGCCGACACCCAGATCGGCGAGCTCATCGCCGAGGCGATGGACAAGGTCGGCAAGGAAGGCGTCATCACCGTCGAGGAGAGCAACACCTTCGGCCTCGAGCTCGAGCTCACCGAGGGCATGCGCTTCGACAAGGGCTACATCTCCCCCTACTTCGTCACCGACTCGGAGCGCATGGAGGCCGTCCTGGACGACCCCTACGTGCTCGTCGTCAACTCGAAGATCTCCGCGGTCAAGGACCTGCTCCCGCTGCTCGAGAAGGTCATGCAGTCGGGCAAGCCGCTCGCGATCATCGCCGAGGACGTCGAGGGCGAGGCCCTCGCGACCCTGGTCGTCAACAAGATCCGCGGCACCTTCCGCTCGGTCGCCGTCAAGGCCCCGGGCTTCGGCGACCGCCGCAAGGCCATGCTGGCCGACATCGCCATCCTCACCGGTGGCGAGGTCATCTCCGAGGAGGTCGGGCTCAAGCTCGACACCGCGGGCCTCGAGCTGCTCGGCCGCGCGCGCAAGGTCGTCGTCACCAAGGACGAGACCACGATCGTCGAGGGCGCGGGCGAGGCCGACCAGATCGCCGGCCGCGTCTCGCAGATCCGCCAGGAGATCGAGCGCAGCGACTCCGACTACGACCGCGAGAAGCTCCAGGAGCGCCTCGCCAAGCTCGCCGGCGGCGTGGCCGTCATCAAGGCGGGCGCGGCCACCGAGGTCGAGCTCAAGGAGCGCAAGCACCGCATCGAGGACGCCGTCCGCAACGCGAAGGCCGCCGTCGAGGAGGGCATCGTCGCCGGTGGCGGCGTCGCCCTGCTCCAGGCCGGTGTCGCGGCGTTCGAGAAGCTCGAGCTCGACGGCGACGAGGCCACGGGCGCCAACATCGTCAAGGTCGCGCTCGAGGCCCCGATCAAGCAGATCTCGGTCAACGCCGGCCTCGAGGGCGGCGTCGTGGTCGAGAAGGTCCGCAACCTCGAGTCGGGCTGGGGCCTCAACGCCGCCAACGGCGAGTACGTCGACCTCATCAAGGAAGGCATCATCGACCCGGCCAAGGTGACCCGCTCTGCGCTGCAGAACGCTGCCTCGATCGCCGGTCTCTTCCTCACCACCGAGGCCGTCATCGCCGACAAGCCGGAGAAGAACCCCGCCCCCGCCGGTGCCCCCGGCGGCGGCGACATGGACTTCTAG
- a CDS encoding SMP-30/gluconolactonase/LRE family protein, which yields MRSFVADPVSEDLLEHGEGPRWDAVRDELVCVDIMAGAVHRWAFRGGRLAPVRSYVLDRPVGAANPLADGSGWLLAAGTGFVRLDEDGTTTELVDAAPGRGEVLRMNEAVCDPAGRVVAGLMAYDTAPGSGWVVSGDLDGGVRTLIPRTTIANGTAWDSEGTTMFWSDSGEGTLAAFGYDPATGALGARREVLRRDRADGVADGIALDDDGCVWAALWGGRSVLRVNPTGEVLAVVDLPVDQPSAVAFAGTTLLVTTSREGLDASTLAGQPLAGALFAVDVGVSGPPARPFRGELPERLV from the coding sequence TTGCGCAGCTTCGTCGCAGACCCGGTGTCGGAGGACCTGCTCGAGCACGGCGAGGGCCCGCGCTGGGACGCGGTGCGCGACGAGCTCGTGTGCGTCGACATCATGGCCGGCGCCGTGCACCGCTGGGCCTTCCGCGGCGGGCGGCTCGCGCCCGTCCGCTCCTACGTCCTCGACCGTCCGGTGGGCGCGGCCAACCCGCTCGCCGACGGCAGCGGGTGGTTGCTCGCGGCCGGCACCGGCTTCGTCCGCCTCGACGAGGACGGCACCACGACCGAGCTGGTCGACGCAGCGCCGGGGCGCGGCGAGGTCCTGCGCATGAACGAGGCCGTGTGCGACCCGGCCGGCCGGGTCGTCGCGGGGCTCATGGCCTACGACACCGCGCCGGGCTCGGGGTGGGTCGTGAGCGGCGACCTGGACGGCGGCGTACGCACCCTGATCCCCAGGACCACGATCGCCAACGGCACCGCGTGGGACTCCGAGGGCACCACGATGTTCTGGTCCGACAGCGGCGAGGGCACCCTCGCCGCGTTCGGCTACGACCCCGCGACCGGCGCGCTCGGCGCCCGCCGCGAGGTGCTGCGCCGCGACCGCGCCGACGGCGTGGCCGACGGCATCGCCCTCGACGACGACGGCTGCGTCTGGGCCGCGCTCTGGGGCGGGCGCAGCGTCCTGCGGGTCAATCCGACCGGCGAGGTCCTCGCGGTCGTCGACCTGCCGGTCGACCAGCCCAGCGCCGTCGCGTTCGCCGGCACGACGCTGCTCGTCACGACCTCCCGCGAGGGCCTCGACGCGAGCACGCTCGCCGGCCAGCCGCTGGCGGGCGCGCTGTTCGCGGTCGACGTCGGGGTCTCGGGCCCGCCGGCCCGCCCGTTCCGCGGGGAGCTGCCGGAGCGGCTGGTCTAG
- a CDS encoding DHA2 family efflux MFS transporter permease subunit — MQEDVAYAWRVLSVTSLGVVLTGLNSSTLDVGLPSVSRHFNASPTQASWFLLSYMLVNTVLILLFGRLADLVGRRRLYVTGLGVLTLGSLGCGLAPTAGVLIALRAVQAVGAAAIITNTTAQLTDAFPRRLLGTALGLNITVISAAQVAGPVVGGALIGAFGWRWVFLFNVPVGLVGLAWATHTLRPAGTERAEGRFDGVGAVLSVVWLGGLVVALSEGGSVGWAAPQVVAGFLALAVGLPAFVLVQRHRSDPLVDLALLADRQLAFAYLSVFLLAMARFSLILLASLFFQGAQGLDPLQAGLRVTPLALGMMVASPPVGWLSRHVSTQVLASSGLGVVSGGLLLMAAVVSPHAGYAPIGVALFLVGVGTGAFMTPNTSSIMSSVPASSRGVANGLRSMLQNTGFVVSTAMSLAIVTSPLAPREKRATYAGTLTQLSPAEVGHFVDGFRTALVVLTVLCVVAAGASLARGGAARATG; from the coding sequence GTGCAGGAGGACGTCGCGTACGCCTGGCGCGTGCTCTCGGTCACGAGCCTGGGCGTCGTCCTCACCGGACTGAACTCCTCCACGCTCGACGTCGGCCTGCCGAGCGTGTCGCGCCACTTCAACGCCTCGCCGACGCAGGCCAGCTGGTTCCTGCTGTCCTACATGCTGGTCAACACCGTGCTCATCCTGCTGTTCGGCCGGCTCGCCGACCTGGTGGGCCGGCGCCGGCTCTACGTCACCGGGCTCGGGGTGCTCACGCTCGGCAGCCTGGGCTGTGGCCTCGCACCCACCGCCGGGGTCCTCATCGCCCTGCGCGCGGTGCAGGCCGTCGGCGCGGCCGCGATCATCACCAACACCACCGCCCAGCTGACCGACGCCTTCCCCCGTCGGCTGCTCGGCACGGCCCTCGGGCTCAACATCACGGTGATCTCGGCGGCGCAGGTGGCCGGGCCGGTGGTCGGCGGTGCGCTCATCGGGGCCTTCGGGTGGCGCTGGGTCTTCCTGTTCAACGTCCCCGTCGGTCTCGTGGGGCTGGCCTGGGCGACGCACACCCTGCGGCCGGCCGGCACCGAGCGCGCCGAGGGCCGCTTCGACGGGGTCGGTGCGGTCCTGTCGGTCGTGTGGCTCGGCGGTCTCGTCGTCGCGCTCTCGGAGGGCGGCTCCGTCGGCTGGGCGGCGCCCCAGGTGGTGGCCGGCTTCCTCGCTCTGGCCGTCGGCCTGCCGGCGTTCGTCCTCGTGCAGCGCCACCGCAGCGACCCGCTCGTCGACCTGGCGCTCCTGGCCGACCGCCAGCTCGCCTTCGCCTACCTCTCGGTGTTCCTGCTCGCCATGGCGCGGTTCTCCCTGATCCTGCTCGCGTCGCTGTTCTTCCAGGGCGCGCAGGGACTCGACCCGCTCCAGGCCGGGCTGCGGGTCACGCCCCTGGCACTGGGCATGATGGTCGCCTCCCCGCCGGTCGGCTGGCTCTCGCGCCACGTGTCGACACAGGTGCTCGCGTCGTCCGGTCTGGGTGTGGTCTCGGGTGGACTGCTGCTGATGGCGGCCGTCGTGTCGCCGCACGCGGGCTACGCGCCGATCGGTGTGGCGCTGTTCCTGGTGGGCGTCGGGACCGGCGCGTTCATGACGCCCAACACCAGCTCCATCATGAGCAGCGTGCCGGCCAGCAGCCGCGGGGTCGCGAACGGTCTGCGCTCGATGCTGCAGAACACCGGCTTCGTCGTCAGCACCGCCATGTCGCTGGCCATCGTCACCAGTCCGCTGGCGCCGCGGGAGAAGCGGGCGACCTACGCGGGCACGCTCACCCAGCTCTCGCCCGCCGAGGTGGGGCACTTCGTCGACGGCTTCCGCACCGCCCTGGTGGTCCTGACGGTGCTGTGCGTCGTCGCGGCCGGCGCCTCGCTGGCGCGCGGCGGTGCGGCCAGGGCCACCGGGTAG
- a CDS encoding DUF4031 domain-containing protein, producing MTVLVDPAMWPWRDRLWAHLVSDTSYDELHGFAERLGIPRRAFQGDHYDIPDVLREQAIALGAESVTGRELVTRLRASGLRTQKVR from the coding sequence GTGACCGTGCTCGTCGACCCCGCCATGTGGCCGTGGCGCGACAGGCTGTGGGCGCACCTGGTCAGCGACACGTCCTACGACGAGCTGCACGGCTTCGCCGAGCGCCTCGGCATCCCGAGACGGGCCTTCCAGGGCGACCACTACGACATCCCCGACGTCCTCCGCGAGCAGGCGATCGCCCTGGGCGCCGAGAGCGTGACGGGCCGCGAGCTGGTCACGAGGCTGCGTGCCTCGGGCCTGCGCACCCAGAAGGTGCGCTGA
- a CDS encoding methyltransferase domain-containing protein, whose amino-acid sequence MSTPLTDYLVTARTFEEYLEMFALDLPTLAGQRVLDCPGGAASFAADGRRHGVRVTALDPAYALAPGDLAVRALDDVRTGADHVAGSLEAYDWSSFGSPEAHRAARTAAAGRFALDLRRRPGDYVAGSLPDTGLPAESFDLVLSSHLLFTYADRLDAAFHRAAVRELLRVLRPGGELRVFPLVDLRAHRPDLVDEVVADVRSSGTAAAEAPVRYRFQRGADSMLLLRKGVSAPSGCAGPRHAAS is encoded by the coding sequence GTGAGCACTCCCCTGACCGACTACCTCGTGACGGCCCGGACGTTCGAGGAGTACCTCGAGATGTTCGCGCTCGACCTGCCCACCCTGGCAGGACAGCGCGTCCTCGACTGCCCCGGCGGTGCGGCCAGCTTCGCCGCCGACGGCAGGCGCCACGGCGTACGCGTCACCGCCCTCGACCCCGCCTACGCCCTCGCGCCCGGCGACCTCGCCGTCCGCGCCCTGGACGACGTACGCACCGGTGCGGACCACGTGGCCGGCTCCCTCGAGGCCTACGACTGGAGCTCGTTCGGCAGCCCCGAGGCCCACCGGGCGGCGCGCACGGCTGCGGCGGGACGCTTCGCGCTCGACCTGCGACGCCGTCCCGGCGACTACGTCGCGGGCTCGCTGCCCGACACGGGGCTGCCGGCGGAGAGCTTCGACCTGGTGCTGAGCTCGCACCTGCTGTTCACCTACGCCGACCGGCTCGACGCGGCGTTCCACCGGGCCGCGGTGCGCGAGCTGCTCCGCGTGCTGCGCCCGGGCGGCGAGCTACGGGTGTTCCCGCTCGTCGACCTCCGCGCCCACCGGCCCGACCTCGTCGACGAGGTCGTGGCGGACGTGCGCAGCTCGGGCACCGCAGCGGCAGAAGCGCCTGTGCGCTACCGGTTCCAGCGCGGAGCCGACAGCATGCTCCTGCTGCGCAAGGGCGTCAGCGCACCTTCTGGGTGCGCAGGCCCGAGGCACGCAGCCTCGTGA
- a CDS encoding DUF1684 domain-containing protein: MDVLELADWRRRMQQVYAAVRRESDPRSGHKLWRAAKDELFRSHPQSPLPADDPLRETGLPYWPYDPALRFVVPLQPVEREQLRVSPSSSDGEVRQKLVGLVEVPDLGITLDVWWLDQYAGGLFVPVKDGTARTTTYGAGRYLVDTAKGADLGLFDGKLVLDFNFLYHPSCRYDPVWECPLAAAGNTTTVPIEAGERLAAG; encoded by the coding sequence GTGGACGTCCTCGAGCTCGCCGACTGGCGCCGGCGCATGCAGCAGGTCTACGCGGCGGTGCGCCGCGAGAGCGACCCCCGCTCGGGGCACAAGCTGTGGCGCGCGGCCAAGGACGAGCTCTTCCGCTCGCACCCCCAGAGCCCGCTGCCCGCCGACGACCCGCTGCGGGAGACGGGGCTGCCCTACTGGCCCTACGACCCGGCGCTGCGCTTCGTCGTGCCGCTGCAGCCGGTCGAGCGCGAGCAGCTGCGGGTCTCGCCGTCCTCGAGCGACGGCGAGGTGCGCCAGAAGCTCGTGGGCCTGGTCGAGGTGCCCGATCTCGGCATCACCCTCGACGTGTGGTGGCTCGACCAGTACGCCGGCGGGCTCTTCGTGCCGGTCAAGGACGGCACGGCGCGCACGACGACCTACGGCGCCGGCCGCTACCTCGTCGACACCGCCAAGGGCGCCGACCTGGGGCTCTTCGACGGCAAGCTGGTGCTGGACTTCAACTTCCTCTACCACCCGTCGTGCCGCTACGACCCGGTGTGGGAGTGCCCGCTGGCCGCCGCCGGCAACACGACGACGGTGCCGATCGAGGCGGGCGAGCGGCTGGCTGCCGGGTAG